A region from the Rosa rugosa chromosome 6, drRosRugo1.1, whole genome shotgun sequence genome encodes:
- the LOC133718622 gene encoding uncharacterized protein LOC133718622 isoform X2 has product MNLFRISSQHVQRVPAAAEQPVVYEPPPEAQLPPKPAGPTLEGLIAEDSYPQYSAIADHVRENESGVEHGAGAKNDSSVIAKHHDVSDEEGWIAIPYKELPDNWNDAPDIQSLRSMDRSFVFPGEQVHILALLSACKQDTEIITPFKLAAAMNKNGLKQSPTKQNGNVEDENDTLSRKGESSPDSQGTDQNGETLSKEKADPQKDVSASESLLRMEDHKRQTEILLQRFERSHFFVRIAESGESLWSKKGSSKKSSESSEMDGPEDTLNGTQKSALSQLNAIVDKGNFDPNVSGGVARNNVKCCSLSNGDIVVLLQVNVGVDFLNDPVIEILQFEKYRERSLSTEAQENLVYANPDPCGELLKWLLPLDNVLPPPARPLSPPLTSNSGIGGTPQKPTSSSQIFSHFRSYSMSSLPQNTTQPPAPNKAASSKPSFDLEDWDQFSSLKLLKSQKAGYDGLLSFRGVSLECERFSVRCGLEGIYTPGRRWRRKLEIIQPVEIHSFAADCNTDDLLCVQIKNVSPAHAPNIVVYVDAITIVSEEASKGGQSVSLPIVCVEAGSDHSLPNLALRRGEEHSFILKPATTLWKNFKTGGDRSTQQSLAQAGNAASSSRLALKTAEGKRAASTADQYAIMVSCRCNYTESRLFFKQPTSWRPRISRDLMISVASEMSGQSSAPNAGVSQLPVQVLTLQASNLTTEDLSLTVLAPASFTSPPSVVSLNSSPSSPMSPFVGFPGFTGRTTAERHNSTMQRLNSAPSILTNQKQASSNGQASPVSDVVPSAGLGCTHLWLQSRVPLGCVPSQSTATIKLELLPLTDGIITLDTLQIDVKEKGRTYIPEHSLKINATSSISSGIF; this is encoded by the exons AACATGGCGCTGGTGCAAAGAACGACTCATCTGTTATAGCAAAGCATCATGACGTTTCGGATGAGGAAGGATGGATTGCGATTCCATACA AAGAACTCCCCGATAATTGGAATGATGCACCGGATATACAATCATTACGCTCTATGGACCGCTCCTTTGTTTTTCCCG GTGAACAAGTTCATATCCTTGCATTGCTGTCAGCATGTAAGCAGGATACAGAAATTATTACTCCTTTTAAATTAGCTGCAGCTATGAATAAAAATGGCTTAAAGCAAAGCCCAACGAAGCAAAATGGGAATGTGGAAGATGAAAATGATACATTGTCAAGAAAAGGAGAAAGTAGTCCTGATAGTCAAGGTACAGATCAAAATGGTGAAACCCTGTCAAAAGAGAAGGCTGATCCACAAAAGGATGTTTCTGCTAGTGAATCCCTTCTTCGAATGGAGGATCACAAAAGACAAACTGAAATATTATTGCAAAGATTTGAGAGGTCTCATTTTTTTGTTAGGATTGCGGAGTCAGGTGAGTCCCTTTGGTCAAAAAAGGGTTCTTCTAAGAAGTCTTCAGAATCGTCTGAGATGGATGGTCCAGAGGACACGTTAAATGGAACCCAGAAAAGTGCATTGTCTCAACTCAATGCCATTGTTGATAAAGGAAATTTTGATCCCAACGTCTCTGGTGGTGTAGCAAGAAATAATGTCAAGTGTTGCTCTCTTTCTAATGGAGACATAGTG GTTCTTTTACAGGTGAATGTTGGTGTAGATTTTTTGAATGACCCTGTTATTGAGATTCTTCAGTTTGAGAAGTACCGTGAGAGAAGTTTGTCTACAGAGGCTCAGGAGAACTTGGTTTATGCAAATCCGGACCCATGTGGAGAGTTGTTAAAATGGCTGCTTCCTTTGGATAACGTACTTCCTCCTCCAGCTCGTCCTTTATCTCCTCCTTTAACTTCCAATTCAGGAATTGGTGGCACACCTCAAAAGCCCACATCCAGTTCTCAGATTTTCTCCCATTTTAGAAGTTACTCCATGTCATCACTACCACAAAATACTACACAACCACCTGCACCTAATAAAGCCGCCAGTTCTAAGCCAAGCTTTGATCTTGAAGACTGGGATCAGTTTTCATCTCTGAAGCTCTTGAAGAGTCAAAAAGCTGGTTACGACGGGCTTTTATCTTTTCGAGGTGTGTCATTGGAGTGCGAAAGATTTTCTGTTCGTTGTGGATTGGAAGGCATCTATACACCAGGAAGAAGATGGAGGAGAAAACTTGAAATCATACAACCTGTAGAAATTCATTCTTTTGCTGCGGACTGCAATACAGATGACCTTCTCTGTGTCCAGATAAAG AATGTTTCTCCAGCACATGCACCAAATATTGTGGTGTATGTAGATGCTATAACGATTGTCTCTGAGGAGGCTTCAAAAGGTGGACAGTCCGTATCGTTACCAATTGTATGTGTGGAAGCAGGAAGTGACCATAGTTTACCAAATTTAGCACTCAG GAGGGGTGAAGAGCATTCTTTTATTCTTAAACCAGCAACAACCCTGTGGAAGAATTTCAAGACTGGTGGTGATAGAAGCACTCAACAATCACTAGCACAGGCTGGAAATGCAGCATCAAGTTCACGTCTAGCATTGAAGACTGCTGAAGGAAAAAGGGCTGCTTCAACTGCTGACCAGTATGCAATTATGGTATCCTGTCGGTGCAACTACACGG AGTCAAGATTGTTTTTTAAACAGCCAACAAGTTGGCGACCGCGTATTTCAAGGGATCTTATGATATCTGTTGCGTCTGAAATGTCTGGACAATCTAGTGCACCAAATGCTGGAGTCTCCCAACTTCCTGTTCAG GTCTTAACTCTTCAGGCCTCAAACTTAACAACTGAAGATCTATCTCTGACGGTTCTTGCCCCGGCTTCATTTACTTCACCACCTTCAGTCGTATCCTTGAATTCTTCACCTTCTTCTCCAATGAGTCCATTTGTTGGTTTTCCTGGGTTTACAGGAAGAACAACTGCCGAGAGACATAACTCTACAATGCAGAGGCTGAACTCAGCACCCTCTATATTGACAAATCAGAAACAAGCTTCTTCTAATGGACAAGCTTCTCCAGTATCTGATGTTGTTCCTAGTGCTGGTTTAGGTTGTACACATTTGTGGCTTCAGAGTAGAGTTCCACTAGG ATGTGTTCCCTCCCAATCTACGGCCACCATCAAGCTTGAGCTACTTCCATTGACCGATGGCATAATTACGCTGGACACTCTTCAGATTGATGTCAAGGAAAAAG GTCGTACTTACATACCTGAGCACTCGCTGAAGATTAATGCCACTTCCAGTATTTCCTCGGGGATTTTTTAA
- the LOC133718622 gene encoding uncharacterized protein LOC133718622 isoform X1 gives MQQGSVKGAFCFGGTMNLFRISSQHVQRVPAAAEQPVVYEPPPEAQLPPKPAGPTLEGLIAEDSYPQYSAIADHVRENESGVEHGAGAKNDSSVIAKHHDVSDEEGWIAIPYKELPDNWNDAPDIQSLRSMDRSFVFPGEQVHILALLSACKQDTEIITPFKLAAAMNKNGLKQSPTKQNGNVEDENDTLSRKGESSPDSQGTDQNGETLSKEKADPQKDVSASESLLRMEDHKRQTEILLQRFERSHFFVRIAESGESLWSKKGSSKKSSESSEMDGPEDTLNGTQKSALSQLNAIVDKGNFDPNVSGGVARNNVKCCSLSNGDIVVLLQVNVGVDFLNDPVIEILQFEKYRERSLSTEAQENLVYANPDPCGELLKWLLPLDNVLPPPARPLSPPLTSNSGIGGTPQKPTSSSQIFSHFRSYSMSSLPQNTTQPPAPNKAASSKPSFDLEDWDQFSSLKLLKSQKAGYDGLLSFRGVSLECERFSVRCGLEGIYTPGRRWRRKLEIIQPVEIHSFAADCNTDDLLCVQIKNVSPAHAPNIVVYVDAITIVSEEASKGGQSVSLPIVCVEAGSDHSLPNLALRRGEEHSFILKPATTLWKNFKTGGDRSTQQSLAQAGNAASSSRLALKTAEGKRAASTADQYAIMVSCRCNYTESRLFFKQPTSWRPRISRDLMISVASEMSGQSSAPNAGVSQLPVQVLTLQASNLTTEDLSLTVLAPASFTSPPSVVSLNSSPSSPMSPFVGFPGFTGRTTAERHNSTMQRLNSAPSILTNQKQASSNGQASPVSDVVPSAGLGCTHLWLQSRVPLGCVPSQSTATIKLELLPLTDGIITLDTLQIDVKEKGRTYIPEHSLKINATSSISSGIF, from the exons AACATGGCGCTGGTGCAAAGAACGACTCATCTGTTATAGCAAAGCATCATGACGTTTCGGATGAGGAAGGATGGATTGCGATTCCATACA AAGAACTCCCCGATAATTGGAATGATGCACCGGATATACAATCATTACGCTCTATGGACCGCTCCTTTGTTTTTCCCG GTGAACAAGTTCATATCCTTGCATTGCTGTCAGCATGTAAGCAGGATACAGAAATTATTACTCCTTTTAAATTAGCTGCAGCTATGAATAAAAATGGCTTAAAGCAAAGCCCAACGAAGCAAAATGGGAATGTGGAAGATGAAAATGATACATTGTCAAGAAAAGGAGAAAGTAGTCCTGATAGTCAAGGTACAGATCAAAATGGTGAAACCCTGTCAAAAGAGAAGGCTGATCCACAAAAGGATGTTTCTGCTAGTGAATCCCTTCTTCGAATGGAGGATCACAAAAGACAAACTGAAATATTATTGCAAAGATTTGAGAGGTCTCATTTTTTTGTTAGGATTGCGGAGTCAGGTGAGTCCCTTTGGTCAAAAAAGGGTTCTTCTAAGAAGTCTTCAGAATCGTCTGAGATGGATGGTCCAGAGGACACGTTAAATGGAACCCAGAAAAGTGCATTGTCTCAACTCAATGCCATTGTTGATAAAGGAAATTTTGATCCCAACGTCTCTGGTGGTGTAGCAAGAAATAATGTCAAGTGTTGCTCTCTTTCTAATGGAGACATAGTG GTTCTTTTACAGGTGAATGTTGGTGTAGATTTTTTGAATGACCCTGTTATTGAGATTCTTCAGTTTGAGAAGTACCGTGAGAGAAGTTTGTCTACAGAGGCTCAGGAGAACTTGGTTTATGCAAATCCGGACCCATGTGGAGAGTTGTTAAAATGGCTGCTTCCTTTGGATAACGTACTTCCTCCTCCAGCTCGTCCTTTATCTCCTCCTTTAACTTCCAATTCAGGAATTGGTGGCACACCTCAAAAGCCCACATCCAGTTCTCAGATTTTCTCCCATTTTAGAAGTTACTCCATGTCATCACTACCACAAAATACTACACAACCACCTGCACCTAATAAAGCCGCCAGTTCTAAGCCAAGCTTTGATCTTGAAGACTGGGATCAGTTTTCATCTCTGAAGCTCTTGAAGAGTCAAAAAGCTGGTTACGACGGGCTTTTATCTTTTCGAGGTGTGTCATTGGAGTGCGAAAGATTTTCTGTTCGTTGTGGATTGGAAGGCATCTATACACCAGGAAGAAGATGGAGGAGAAAACTTGAAATCATACAACCTGTAGAAATTCATTCTTTTGCTGCGGACTGCAATACAGATGACCTTCTCTGTGTCCAGATAAAG AATGTTTCTCCAGCACATGCACCAAATATTGTGGTGTATGTAGATGCTATAACGATTGTCTCTGAGGAGGCTTCAAAAGGTGGACAGTCCGTATCGTTACCAATTGTATGTGTGGAAGCAGGAAGTGACCATAGTTTACCAAATTTAGCACTCAG GAGGGGTGAAGAGCATTCTTTTATTCTTAAACCAGCAACAACCCTGTGGAAGAATTTCAAGACTGGTGGTGATAGAAGCACTCAACAATCACTAGCACAGGCTGGAAATGCAGCATCAAGTTCACGTCTAGCATTGAAGACTGCTGAAGGAAAAAGGGCTGCTTCAACTGCTGACCAGTATGCAATTATGGTATCCTGTCGGTGCAACTACACGG AGTCAAGATTGTTTTTTAAACAGCCAACAAGTTGGCGACCGCGTATTTCAAGGGATCTTATGATATCTGTTGCGTCTGAAATGTCTGGACAATCTAGTGCACCAAATGCTGGAGTCTCCCAACTTCCTGTTCAG GTCTTAACTCTTCAGGCCTCAAACTTAACAACTGAAGATCTATCTCTGACGGTTCTTGCCCCGGCTTCATTTACTTCACCACCTTCAGTCGTATCCTTGAATTCTTCACCTTCTTCTCCAATGAGTCCATTTGTTGGTTTTCCTGGGTTTACAGGAAGAACAACTGCCGAGAGACATAACTCTACAATGCAGAGGCTGAACTCAGCACCCTCTATATTGACAAATCAGAAACAAGCTTCTTCTAATGGACAAGCTTCTCCAGTATCTGATGTTGTTCCTAGTGCTGGTTTAGGTTGTACACATTTGTGGCTTCAGAGTAGAGTTCCACTAGG ATGTGTTCCCTCCCAATCTACGGCCACCATCAAGCTTGAGCTACTTCCATTGACCGATGGCATAATTACGCTGGACACTCTTCAGATTGATGTCAAGGAAAAAG GTCGTACTTACATACCTGAGCACTCGCTGAAGATTAATGCCACTTCCAGTATTTCCTCGGGGATTTTTTAA
- the LOC133718622 gene encoding uncharacterized protein LOC133718622 isoform X3: MDRSFVFPGEQVHILALLSACKQDTEIITPFKLAAAMNKNGLKQSPTKQNGNVEDENDTLSRKGESSPDSQGTDQNGETLSKEKADPQKDVSASESLLRMEDHKRQTEILLQRFERSHFFVRIAESGESLWSKKGSSKKSSESSEMDGPEDTLNGTQKSALSQLNAIVDKGNFDPNVSGGVARNNVKCCSLSNGDIVVLLQVNVGVDFLNDPVIEILQFEKYRERSLSTEAQENLVYANPDPCGELLKWLLPLDNVLPPPARPLSPPLTSNSGIGGTPQKPTSSSQIFSHFRSYSMSSLPQNTTQPPAPNKAASSKPSFDLEDWDQFSSLKLLKSQKAGYDGLLSFRGVSLECERFSVRCGLEGIYTPGRRWRRKLEIIQPVEIHSFAADCNTDDLLCVQIKNVSPAHAPNIVVYVDAITIVSEEASKGGQSVSLPIVCVEAGSDHSLPNLALRRGEEHSFILKPATTLWKNFKTGGDRSTQQSLAQAGNAASSSRLALKTAEGKRAASTADQYAIMVSCRCNYTESRLFFKQPTSWRPRISRDLMISVASEMSGQSSAPNAGVSQLPVQVLTLQASNLTTEDLSLTVLAPASFTSPPSVVSLNSSPSSPMSPFVGFPGFTGRTTAERHNSTMQRLNSAPSILTNQKQASSNGQASPVSDVVPSAGLGCTHLWLQSRVPLGCVPSQSTATIKLELLPLTDGIITLDTLQIDVKEKGRTYIPEHSLKINATSSISSGIF, from the exons ATGGACCGCTCCTTTGTTTTTCCCG GTGAACAAGTTCATATCCTTGCATTGCTGTCAGCATGTAAGCAGGATACAGAAATTATTACTCCTTTTAAATTAGCTGCAGCTATGAATAAAAATGGCTTAAAGCAAAGCCCAACGAAGCAAAATGGGAATGTGGAAGATGAAAATGATACATTGTCAAGAAAAGGAGAAAGTAGTCCTGATAGTCAAGGTACAGATCAAAATGGTGAAACCCTGTCAAAAGAGAAGGCTGATCCACAAAAGGATGTTTCTGCTAGTGAATCCCTTCTTCGAATGGAGGATCACAAAAGACAAACTGAAATATTATTGCAAAGATTTGAGAGGTCTCATTTTTTTGTTAGGATTGCGGAGTCAGGTGAGTCCCTTTGGTCAAAAAAGGGTTCTTCTAAGAAGTCTTCAGAATCGTCTGAGATGGATGGTCCAGAGGACACGTTAAATGGAACCCAGAAAAGTGCATTGTCTCAACTCAATGCCATTGTTGATAAAGGAAATTTTGATCCCAACGTCTCTGGTGGTGTAGCAAGAAATAATGTCAAGTGTTGCTCTCTTTCTAATGGAGACATAGTG GTTCTTTTACAGGTGAATGTTGGTGTAGATTTTTTGAATGACCCTGTTATTGAGATTCTTCAGTTTGAGAAGTACCGTGAGAGAAGTTTGTCTACAGAGGCTCAGGAGAACTTGGTTTATGCAAATCCGGACCCATGTGGAGAGTTGTTAAAATGGCTGCTTCCTTTGGATAACGTACTTCCTCCTCCAGCTCGTCCTTTATCTCCTCCTTTAACTTCCAATTCAGGAATTGGTGGCACACCTCAAAAGCCCACATCCAGTTCTCAGATTTTCTCCCATTTTAGAAGTTACTCCATGTCATCACTACCACAAAATACTACACAACCACCTGCACCTAATAAAGCCGCCAGTTCTAAGCCAAGCTTTGATCTTGAAGACTGGGATCAGTTTTCATCTCTGAAGCTCTTGAAGAGTCAAAAAGCTGGTTACGACGGGCTTTTATCTTTTCGAGGTGTGTCATTGGAGTGCGAAAGATTTTCTGTTCGTTGTGGATTGGAAGGCATCTATACACCAGGAAGAAGATGGAGGAGAAAACTTGAAATCATACAACCTGTAGAAATTCATTCTTTTGCTGCGGACTGCAATACAGATGACCTTCTCTGTGTCCAGATAAAG AATGTTTCTCCAGCACATGCACCAAATATTGTGGTGTATGTAGATGCTATAACGATTGTCTCTGAGGAGGCTTCAAAAGGTGGACAGTCCGTATCGTTACCAATTGTATGTGTGGAAGCAGGAAGTGACCATAGTTTACCAAATTTAGCACTCAG GAGGGGTGAAGAGCATTCTTTTATTCTTAAACCAGCAACAACCCTGTGGAAGAATTTCAAGACTGGTGGTGATAGAAGCACTCAACAATCACTAGCACAGGCTGGAAATGCAGCATCAAGTTCACGTCTAGCATTGAAGACTGCTGAAGGAAAAAGGGCTGCTTCAACTGCTGACCAGTATGCAATTATGGTATCCTGTCGGTGCAACTACACGG AGTCAAGATTGTTTTTTAAACAGCCAACAAGTTGGCGACCGCGTATTTCAAGGGATCTTATGATATCTGTTGCGTCTGAAATGTCTGGACAATCTAGTGCACCAAATGCTGGAGTCTCCCAACTTCCTGTTCAG GTCTTAACTCTTCAGGCCTCAAACTTAACAACTGAAGATCTATCTCTGACGGTTCTTGCCCCGGCTTCATTTACTTCACCACCTTCAGTCGTATCCTTGAATTCTTCACCTTCTTCTCCAATGAGTCCATTTGTTGGTTTTCCTGGGTTTACAGGAAGAACAACTGCCGAGAGACATAACTCTACAATGCAGAGGCTGAACTCAGCACCCTCTATATTGACAAATCAGAAACAAGCTTCTTCTAATGGACAAGCTTCTCCAGTATCTGATGTTGTTCCTAGTGCTGGTTTAGGTTGTACACATTTGTGGCTTCAGAGTAGAGTTCCACTAGG ATGTGTTCCCTCCCAATCTACGGCCACCATCAAGCTTGAGCTACTTCCATTGACCGATGGCATAATTACGCTGGACACTCTTCAGATTGATGTCAAGGAAAAAG GTCGTACTTACATACCTGAGCACTCGCTGAAGATTAATGCCACTTCCAGTATTTCCTCGGGGATTTTTTAA